In a single window of the Rhineura floridana isolate rRhiFlo1 chromosome 3, rRhiFlo1.hap2, whole genome shotgun sequence genome:
- the CHCHD5 gene encoding coiled-coil-helix-coiled-coil-helix domain-containing protein 5 isoform X2: protein MLTARTVELRDFRRSDGILRMRRSTWHKVLWCHGCWRGIPHMSLSHVPLARRTHAWPGEERQAVLEVTARHCRKEAEQYGQCVTANPSTWQQDCHQLKLDMAKCTSSQRQNVIFS from the exons ATGCTCACTGCCCGTACCGTAGAATTGCGTGACTTTCGGCGAAGCGATGGCATACTACGCATGCGCCGAAGCACTTGGCACAAGGTCCTCTGGTGTCATGGCTGCTGGAGGGGAATCCCGCACATGTCACTCTCACATGTGCCCTTAGCGAGGAGGACGCATGCGTGGCCAGGAGAAGAAAG GCAGGCAGTGCTGGAGGTGACTGCACGGCATTGCCGCAAAGAAGCCGAACAGTATGGCCAGTGTGTCACTGCCAACCCTTCCACCTGGCAGCAGGACTGTCACCAGCTCAAACTCGACATGGCCAAGTGCACGTCATCCCA AAGGCAAAATGTGATTTTCTCCTGA
- the CHCHD5 gene encoding coiled-coil-helix-coiled-coil-helix domain-containing protein 5 isoform X1, which translates to MLTARTVELRDFRRSDGILRMRRSTWHKVLWCHGCWRGIPHMSLSHVPLARRTHAWPGEERQAVLEVTARHCRKEAEQYGQCVTANPSTWQQDCHQLKLDMAKCTSSHPIVQKIRHDCAEPFAAFEKCLKLNQSSVMNCSEHVQQFLLCADQVKLTT; encoded by the exons ATGCTCACTGCCCGTACCGTAGAATTGCGTGACTTTCGGCGAAGCGATGGCATACTACGCATGCGCCGAAGCACTTGGCACAAGGTCCTCTGGTGTCATGGCTGCTGGAGGGGAATCCCGCACATGTCACTCTCACATGTGCCCTTAGCGAGGAGGACGCATGCGTGGCCAGGAGAAGAAAG GCAGGCAGTGCTGGAGGTGACTGCACGGCATTGCCGCAAAGAAGCCGAACAGTATGGCCAGTGTGTCACTGCCAACCCTTCCACCTGGCAGCAGGACTGTCACCAGCTCAAACTCGACATGGCCAAGTGCACGTCATCCCA CCCAATTGTACAGAAAATTCGCCATGATTGCGCTGAACCATTTGCTGCATTTGAAAAATGCCTTAAACTAAACCAGTCATCTGTGATGAACTGCTCTGAACATGTCCAGCAATTCCTGCTCTGTGCTGaccaggtgaaactgactacataA